A section of the Oncorhynchus gorbuscha isolate QuinsamMale2020 ecotype Even-year linkage group LG06, OgorEven_v1.0, whole genome shotgun sequence genome encodes:
- the opn3 gene encoding opsin-3: protein MFGSEVIQAINPANLASTEKNTEEYIFAVGTYKLLAFAIGTIGVFGFCNNIIVIVLYYRFKRLRTPTNLLIVNISISDVLVSVIGINFTFVSCIKGGWVWNSATCIWDGFSNSLFGIVSIMSLSALAYERYIRVVHAKVVDFPWAWRCITYIWLYSLVWTGAPLLGWNRYTLEIHQLGCSLDWTSKDPNDSSFVLFFLLACFFVPVGIMIYCYGNILYTVQMLRSIQDLQTVQIIKILRYEKKVAVMFLLMISCFLVCWTPYAVVSMMEAFGRKSMVTPAAAIIPSFFAKSSTAYNPLIYISMSRKFRRCLLQLLCSRLSWIQHSVKDRPLARSIERPIRPIFMSHRGDGERPKKRVTFSSSSIIFIIANNDIHHLDTTSKSGRMLSEVIQVRPL from the exons ATGTTTGGGAGCGAAGTTATTCAAGCAATAAATCCTGCGAATTTAGCTAGCACTGAAAAAAATACAGAAGAATATATATTTGCGGTTGGTACTTACAAACTCCTTGCTTTTGCCATCGGAACAATCGGAGTCTTCGGATTTTGCAACAATATTATTGTCATCGTGCTGTACTACAGATTCAAGAGACTCCGGACGCCCACAAATTTGTTAATAGTAAACATTAGTATAAGTGACGTGTTGGTGTCTGTCATTGGAATTAACTTTACGTTTGTTTCGTGCATCAAAGGCGGATGGGTCTGGAACTCGGCAACATGCATTTGGGACGGATTCAGCAACAGTTTATTTG GCATCGTGTCTATCATGAGTCTCTCTGCCCTGGCCTATGAGCGCTACATCCGGGTGGTCCATGCTAAGGTGGTGGACTTCCCCTGGGCCTGGAGGTGCATCACTTACATCTGGCTCTACTCCCTGGTCTGGACAGGGGCTCCTCTCCTGGGGTGGAACCGCTACACTCTGGAGATCCACCAGTTAGGCTGCTCTCTGGACTGGACTTCCAAGGACCCTAACGATTCCTCCTTCGTCCTCTTCTTTCTCCTGGCCTGCTTCTTCGTACCAGTGGGCATTATGATCTACTGCTACGGGAACATTCTTTACACAGTGCAAATG CTCCGCTCCATCCAGGACCTTCAGACAGTGCAGATTATTAAGATCCTGCGCTACGAGAAAAAGGTGGCCGTCATGTTCCTCTTGATGATTTCCTGTTTCCTGGTGTGCTGGACGCCCTACGCCGTGGTGTCCATGATGGAAGCCTTTGGCAGGAAGAGCATGGTCACCCCTGCCGCCGCCATCATCCCCTCCTTCTTCGCCAAGTCCAGCACGGCCTATAACCCTCTCATCTACATCTCCATGAGCAGAAAG TTCCGGCGCTGCTTGCTGCAGCTGTTGTGCTCCCGGCTCTCATGGATTCAGCACAGCGTCAAGGACCGCCCCCTGGCCCGGAGCATCGAGCGGCCCATCCGCCCAATCTTCATGTCCCACCGAGGAGATGGGGAACGACCAAAGAAGAGGGTGACCTTCAGCTCCTCctccatcatcttcatcatcgcCAACAACGACATTCACCACCTGGACACCACCTCCAAGAGTGGCCGTATGTTGTCAGAGGTCATCCAGGTGCGGCCGCTGTGa